CGACCCGGCGATCCTGGCGCCCGCGCCGGACGGCGCCGCGGCGGCCGACGACTTCATCGAGGGCGCCGTGACCGACTGTTTCGTCGGCACCGACGTCTATTCGATGATCCTGGCCTATGACGACAGCAAGTTCACCGACGCCAAGCCCGCCGGTCCGGCCGATTTCTTCGACACCGCGAAATTCCCCGGCAAGCGCACCATGCGCAAGGGCGCCAAGTTCAACCTGGAATATGCGCTGCTGGCCGATGGCGTGGCGCCGGACAAGGTCTATGAGGTGCTGGGCACGCCCGAGGGCGTCGATCAGGCCTTCGCCAAGCTCGACACCATCAAGAACAACGTGATCTGGTGGGAAGCCGGCGCGCAGCCGCCGCAGCTTCTGGCCGATGGCGAGGTCAGCATGGCCTTCGCCTTCAACGGCCGGATCTTCGACGCGGCGCAGAAAGAGGGCAAGCCCTTCAAGATCGTCTGGGACGGCCAGATCTACGAGATGGAAGGCTGGGTGATCCCGAAGGGCGCCCCGCACCTGGAGGAGGCCAAGGAGTTCGTCACCTTCTCGACCTCGCCCGAGCCGCAGGCCCGCGCCGCCGAATTCATCAGCTACGGCCCGCCGCGCAAATCGGCCGCCGCGCTGGTCGGCAATGTCGAGGGCACCGAGGTGCCGATGGGTCCGAACCTGCCGACCTTTGCCGACAACATGGCCGGGGCGCTCGCCTCGAACCTGGACTTCTGGGTCGACCACGACGCCGAGCTGCAAGAGCGGTTCAACGCCTGGCTGGCGGCGAACTGACGCCAATCCGGTCGCGGCGGGACCAACCCGCCGCGATCCGTGAAGCCCGAACGGGCGCGAACCGGCCAACGAGCCGCATAAAACCAACGGGAGTTCGTCATGAAGAAAGTGTTGATCCTGACCACGGCCTTGTGCGGGTTGGGAGTTGCGGCGCAGGCCCAGAACAAGGAGGTCAACGTGGTCTCCTGGGGCGGCGCCTATGAGAAATCGCAGGTCGAGGCCTATAACATCCCCTTCGCCAAGGAGACGGGGATCAAGGTCAACATGATGGCCGCCGACAACCCGGCCACCCCGCTCAAGGCCCAGATCGAGGCCAAGAACATCACCGGCGACGTGTTCGACATCGAGGTCTCGGACGCGATCCGCCTCTGCGACGAGGGCGCGCTGGTCGAGATCGACCCGGCCACCCTGCCGCCGGCGCCGGACGGCACGCCCGCGACGGAAGACTTCATCCCCGGCGCGCTGCGCGACTGCGCGGTGGCGAACATCTTCTGGGGCACGGTCATCGCCTATGACAAGACCAAGTTCCCCGACGGCCCGCCCACCACCGCCGCGGATTTCTTCGACACCGCCAAGTTCCCGGGCAAGCGCGGCCTGCCGAAAAGCCCCAAGCGCACGCTCTACCTGGCGCTGGTCGCCGATGGCGTCGCGCCCGACCAGGTCTATGAGACGCTGGACACGCCCGAGGGCGTCGACCGGGCCTTCGCCAAGCTCGACACCATCAAGAAGGACGTGGTCTGGTGGGAAGCCGGCGCCCAGCCGGTGCAGCTGCTTGCCGATGGCGAGGTCACGATGGCGACCGGCTACAACGGCCGCTTCTTCGATGCCATGGTGGCCGAGGGCAAGCCCTTCGAGATCATCTGGGACGGCCAGTTCATGGACATGGATATGTTCGCCATTCCCAAGGGCTCGCCCAACCCCGAGGCGGCGATGCAATACCTGAAATTCGCCACCGACACCCAGCGCCTGGCCGACCAGGCGAAATGGATCGCCTATGGCCCGTCGCGCAAATCCTCGGCGGCGCTGGTCGGGCTCTATCAGGACGGCAAGACCGAGATGGCCCCGCATATGCCGACCAGCGAGGAGCACATGAAGACCGCCGTCATGGACGACCCGGAATGGTGGGCCGACCACGATGCCGAGATGGCCGAGCGCTTCAACGCCTGGCTGGCCGCCAACTGACCCTTGCGCCGCCGCCCGGTCCGGTCCGGGCGGCGGCCGCCGACGATGCCCGCCCTTAGCCTGACGAAGGATCAAGATGTCCAACGCGCTTGACCCCCATGCCGCCATCGTGACCGAAGCCGGCGGCCTCGACCGGGGCGGACCCCTGCGGACGGCCGACGGCCAGCCGCTGACCCGGGCGCTGGCGCGCAGTTCGCGCCGGGCGCGGCGCCGCGCCTTCCTGCTGGTGCTGCCGCTGCTGCTGTTCGTGCTGCTGACCTTCCTGCTGCCGATCGGGCAGATGCTGCAACGCTCGCTCAAGAACGACGGCTTCTCGGCCAATATGCCGCAGCTCTCGGCCTGGTTCCACGAACACCCGCGCGGCACCGAGCCGGACGACGCCGCCTGGGCGGCGCTGGCCGCCGACCTGACCGCCGCGGCCGAGGCGCGCAGCATCGGCCTGGTCGGGACCAGGGTGAACTACGACATGCCGGGCACGCGCTCGCTCTTCACCTCGGCCGGGCGCAAGGCCCGCGGCGGCATCGAGCCGCCCTATCGCGAGGCCATCCTCGCGATGGACGAGAAATGGGGCGATCCCAAGCTGTGGTCGGTGATGCGCGAGGCTTCCTCGGCCTATACCGCGAACTTCTACCTGGCGGCGCTGGACCGGACCCGCGACGACAACGGCAACATCACCATGGCGCCCGAGCAGCAGCAGATCTATGTCAAGCTGTTCCAGCGCACCTTCTGGCTGTCGCTGGTCATCACCTTCACCACCTTCCTGCTGGGCTTTCCCATCGCGCATCTGCTGGCGACGCTGCCGATGCGCAAGTCGAACCTGCTGATGATCCTGGTGCTCTTGCCGTTCTGGACCTCGCTGCTGGTCAGGACCACGGCCTGGATGGTGCTGTTGCAGCAGCAGGGCGTGGTCAATGACATCCTGGTCTGGCTGGGGCTGATCGGCAACGACCAGCGGCTGCAGATGATCTTCAACCAGACCGGCACGATCATCGCCATGACCCATATCCTGCTGCCCTTCATGATCCTGCCGCTCTATTCGGTGATGCGCACCATCAACCCCAGCTATGTGCGCGCGGCGCGCAGCTTGGGCGCGACAAGCTGGACGGCGTTCCGGCGCATCTATTTCCCGCAGACCCTGCCGGGACTCGGGGCCGGGGCGCTTCTGGTCTTCATCCTGGCCGTGGGCTACTACATCACCCCGGCGCTGGTCGGCGGCTCGTCGGGGCAGTTGATCTCGAACCTGATCGCCATGCACATGACCCAGACGCTGAACTGGTCCATGGCGGCGGCGCTGGCCGCGCTGCTGCTGGGCGGGGTGCTGATCCTTTACTGGGTCTATGACCGCCTCGTCGGCATCGACAACCTGAAACTGGGGTAACCGCCATGGCGCTTCCGACTTACGCCTCGCCGCTGGAAAAGGTCTGGCACTACGCCTATCTGGCGATCTGCGCGGCGATCTTCTTCTTCCTGATCGCGCCGATCGTGGTGGTGATCCCGCTCAGCTTCAATGCCGAGCCCTATTTCACCTTCACCGACAAGATGCTGTCCTTCGACCCCGAGGGCTATTCGATGCGCTGGTATCGCAGCCTGCTGACCTTCGGCATGGCCAATCCGGACGCGCCGGGCGGGCTCGGCTGGTGGGCGGATGCCTGGCAGAACGCGAAATGGGTGAATGCGGCGAAATCGTCGATCATCATCGGCTTCTTCTCGACCATCCTCGCCACGGTGCTGGGCACGCTGGCGGCGCTGGGCCTGTCGCGGCCCGAGATGCCGTTCCGCCGCATCATCATGGCGGTGCTGATCTCGCCGATGATCGTGCCGATCATCATCACGGCGACGGGGATGTTCTTCTTCTACTCGAACCCCTGCGAGCCCTTGACCTGGATCGGGCTGAACCCGCAATGCGGCAAGCTCGCCGGCACCTATCTGGGCGTGATCCTGGCCCATGCCACGCTGGGCATCCCCTTCGTCATCATCACGGTGACGGCGACGCTGATCGGCTTCGACCAGTCGCTGAACCGGGCGGCGGCGAGCCTCGGGGCGAACCCGCGCACGACCTTCTTCCGCATCACCATGCCGCTGATCCTGCCGGGCGTGATCTCGGGCGCGCTCTTCGCCTTCGTCACCTCCTTCGACGAGGTGGTGGCGGTGCTCTTCATCGCCGGCCCCGACCAGCAGACCATCCCGCGCCAGATGTGGAACGGCATCCGCGAGCAGATCTCGCCGGCGATCCTGGCCGTCGCCACGCTGCTGGTGATCTTCTCGATCGCCCTGCTCGCGACGGTCGAGATGCTGCGCCGCCGCTCGGAACGGCTGCGGGGCATCACGCCGCATTGAGCGGCTCATGCCCCGGCCCTGAACCCGCCGCCCTTCGGGGCGGCGTCTTCATGGCGGCCCCCACGGCAAAGCCCTTTTCTGCCTTCTTTGTTGCAGAAATACCCCCGCCGGAGGCCAGCACCCGCGCCACCCCTCAGGGCAGGACCGAGATCCAGAACCAGATCGACAGGATCGACAACACCGTGGACACCAGCACCGTCGTCGCCGCCACCCGCTTCGCCGCGCCATAGATCGAGGCGAAGAGATAGGCGTTCACCCCCGGCGCCATGCTGGCGGTGATGACGGCGGAACGCAGCGGCCCGACCGGCAGCTGGAAAAGCTGCCCCAGGCTCCAGGTGATGGTCGGATGGATCAGCAGCGAGGCCAGGCAGCAGGTCGCGATGGCCTTGCCGTCGCCCTCGGGGCGATAGCGGTAAAGCACGCCGCCCAGCCCGAACAGCGCCGCCGGCAGCGCCGCCCGCGCCATCATCTCGGCCGCGGCCCAGAAACCCTCGGGCATCACCAGCCCGGCCTGCATCAGCAGGTTCATCGCCGCGCCGCACAGGATGCCGACGATCAGCGGCGTATGCAGCACCCCGGACAGCGCCCGCATGGCGATGCGCCCGGCCGGCAAGCTCTGCCCGCGCGCCCGCGTCACCTCCATCATGGTGATGCCGAAGGTATAAAGCAGCGGCGAATGGATCGCGATGATCGCGACATTGCCGGCCAGCGCCTCGGCGCCATAGGCGCGCTCCATGATCGGGATGCCCAGCAGCAGCGAGTTCGAGAACAGGCAGCAGAAGCCGATGGCGACCGCATCCTCGGGGCTGCGCTTCAGCCAGTAGAGCGCCAGCCCCCAGCCGATGAAATAAGAGACGAAGGCGCCGCTATAGAAGGCCACCCACATGGCGATGCTGAAATTCTCGGTCAGGTCCAGCCGGGCCACGTTCACGAACAGCAGCACCGGCACCGCGAAATTCTGCGCGAAACGCATCAGCCCGTCGACCGCCACCTCGCTGAACATCCGCCGCCAGGCCACCAGGTAGCCGAAGCCGATGACGATGAAGACCGGCAGGATGACGTCGAAAAGGATCGTCATGTCAGTTCGATCTGCAGCCCGTCATGGGCCGGCACGACATGGGCGGGCGTCTCGGCCATCACCGCGTCGTAATCCAGCTCGATATGCATGTTGGTGATGACGCCCCGCGCGCAGCCCGAACGCGCGATCCACTCCAGCGCCAGCGCCAGATGCGCATGGCTGGGATGCGGCGTGCGGCGCAAGGCGTCGCAGATGAAGACCTCGCAGCCCTGGATGGCGGGCCAGGCCGCCTCGGGGATCGCCAGCACGTCGGGCAGGTAGACGAGGCCCGCGCCCGCGCCGATGCGGAACCCCAGCGCCGGAATGTCGCCGTGGTTCACCGCGAAGGGCAGGAAGTCGATCGCGCCGCCCGCGCCCTCGACCGCGAAGCGGCCGCGGATCGGGGCGATCTCGCAGACCGGCGGATAGGACGAGCCCTCGGGCGTCTCGAAGATATAGCCGAAGCGGCTGCGCAGGGCGGCCTCGGTCTGCGCATCGGCCCAGACCGGCATGATGCGGCGCATGTTGAAGACCAGCTGCCGCAGGTCGTCGATGCCGTGGATATGGTCGGCATGGGGATGGGTATAGACCACCGCGTCCAGTTCGCCCACGCCGGCGTCCAGCATCTGCGGCACGAAATCCGGGCCGGTGTCGATCAGCACCCGCGTCACGCCCGCGGGCCCGACACGCTCGAGCAGCAGCGAACAGCGCCGGCGCCGGTTGCGCGGGTTCGCCGGGTCGCATTCGCCCCAGCGGCCGCCCAGACGCGGTACGCCGCCGGACGAGCCGCAGCCCAGGATGGTGGCGCGGATCATGCCGCGGCCTTGGCAAACAGCCGGTCGAAATTCGCGCTGGTCAGGGCGGCGAATTCGGCCTCGGTCAGGCCGAGCGCCTGAGCGCCGGCCCGGGCGGTATGGGCGACAAAGGCCGGCTCGTTGCGCTTGCCGCGATGCGGCGGCGGCGCCAGATAGGGCGCGTCGGTCTCGACCAGGATGCGATCGCGGGGGGCGGCCAGGAAGATCTCGCGGATCTCGGTCGAGCGCGGAAAGGCGGCGATGCCCGACATCGACAGGTAGAAGCCCAGGTCCAGCGCCGCGCGGGCCAGCTCCGGCCCCGAGGTATAGCAATGCATGACGCAGGAAAAGGCGCCGGCGCGGTGCTCCTCGGTCAGGATGCGGGCCATGTCGGCATCGGCGTCGCGGGAATGGATGATCAGCGGCAGGCCGGTCCGGCGCGCGGCCTCGATATGGATGCGCAGGCTTTCGGCCTGAACCGCGGCGCTGTCGGCGGTATAGTGATAGTCGAGCCCGGTCTCGCCGATGCCGACGAATTTCGGATGCCGGGCCAGCGCGACCAGGTCCTCGACGGTGACGGCGGGCTCTTCGGCGGCATACATCGGATGGATCCCGGCGGCGTAGAAGACGCCCGCATGTGCCTCGGCGATGGCGCGCACGCGCGGCTCGTTGCCCATGCGGGTGCAGATCGTGACCATGCGCGTCACCCCGGCGGCGCGGGCGCGCGCGACCAGCTCGGCCTGCTGGCCGTCGAAGTCGGGAAAGTCCAGGTGGCAGTGGCTGTCCACCAGGGCGGGCAAGGGGGTCTCGGACATCGGCGGATCCGTTACAGGGCGGGCTGGTTCGCAAGCCCGATCAGCATATCCAACACCAGCGCGGAAGGGTCAAGGTTGACCGCCCGGCCGGCGCGGGCGCGGGCCGAGAGGCTGGCCTGGGCATCGGCCCAGAGCCGCGCTGCCTCGGGGCCGGGCGAAAGCCGGGTCAGCACCGCGGCCTCGCCCTCGGCGGCCTCGGGCAGGGGGGCGCCCATCAGCCCGGTGCGCGCGGCGCGGGTCAGGAAACGGTCGAGCAGCGTCATCACCAGGTCGAAGGGATCGCCCTCGGCTCCGGCGCGGCCGGCCGCCAGCTCGGCCAGCGCTGCTGCGGCGCGGCGGTCCATGCGCGGATAGTCGGCGAACAGCCCGGTGATGCGCTGATAGAGCTCCAGCCCGTCTTGGCCGGCCAGCCGCAGCGCCTCGCCGACCGAGCCGCCCGACAGCGCCGAAAGCCGCGCCGCGTCATGCGCGACGCCAAGCCCGGCCAGCACCTGCGCCATGTCCCCGGGCCCGAGCGGATGCAGCCGCAATTCCCGGCAGCGCGAGCGGATGGTCGGCAAAAGCCGCGCCGGCTGATGCGCGACCAAAAGCAGCGTGGCCCGGGCCGGCGGCTCCTCGAGCAGTTTCAAGAGCGCATTGGCGGCGGCCGGGTTCATCTCGTCGGCGGCGTCGATGATGGCGATGCGGCGGCCGCCCTCGGCGGCGCTCATGTGAAAGAACCCGTGCAGCCGGCGGATCTCGTCCACGGTGATCTCGCTGCGCAGGCGCTGGGTCTTGTCGTCGAGCGGCCGGCGCACCAGGTGCAGCCGCGGCTCGGACAGGGCGCGGATGCGGCGCACCGCCGGATCCTCGGGCGGCGCGGTCAGGTCCGGGCTGTCCGAACCGCTCAGCAGGTATTTCGCGATGCTCCAGGCGAGCGTCGCCTTGCCGGTGCCGCGCGGGCCCGAGATCAGCCAGCCGTGATGCAGCCGATGCGCCCGCGCGGCGGCGAGGAAATCCGCGACCGCCTGGTCCTGGCCGATGGTGCGAAGCGCCTCGCGCGGATGCGGGGCGCCGGGCACCCGGTCGGGTTCGGGCGGGGCGGCCTCGTCGCTCATGGCAGGGCGGTCCGGACGCGGGCGGCGACCTCGTCGGCGCTGCCGCTGCCGTCGATGGTGCGGAACCGCGCGGGGTTTTCCGCCGCGAGCGCCAGGAAGCCCGCGCGCAGCCGGCGCTGGAAGTCCAGGCCGAGGGTTTCGAAACGGTCCTCGACGCCGCCGCGGGCCTGGCCGCGGGCCAGCGCGGTGGCGGGGTCGATGTCGATCAGCAGCGTCAGGTCGGGCTCGATGCCGATGGTCAGGCGGTGCAATTCCTCGACCAGCGCGCGCAGGTCGGCACGGGCGAGGCCCTGGTAGACCCGGGTGGAATCGGCGAAGCGGTCGGTGACGACATGGGCGCCGCGCGCCAGCGCCGGGCGGATCAGCCGCTCGACATGGTCGCGGCGGGCGGCGGTGAAAAGCAGCAGCTCGGTTTCCGGCGACCAGCGTTCGCCCCGGCCCTCGACCAGCAGGCGGCGGATCTCCTCGGCGCCCGCGCTGCCGCCGGGCTCGCGGGTCAGCAGCGTCTCGGTGCCGGTTTCGGCCAGGGCGGCGGCAAGGCGGCGCGCCTGGGTCGACTTGCCCGATCCGTCTATGCCCTCGAAGCTGATGAACATCGTCGGCGCGTCAGTTGCGCACGGATTGCATCGCCCGCTCGCCCAGTCGGAAGGCGGCGCTTTGCATCCGGCCGAGGACGCCGCTGCGGGCCACGTCGGCGGCGGCGAAGAGCGGCAGCCGCGACTGGCCGGTGCCGGGGATGTTGACGACCAGCTCGCCCAGCCGGTCGCCCTTGGCGATCGGCGCCTCGATCGGGCCGTTGAACACCGCCTCGGCGGTGACGCCGTCATGCGAGCCGGCCGGGATCAGCACCCGCACGCCGTCGCGGGTGGTCAGGCCGACGCGGCTGCTCTCGCCCAGCCAGACCGGGGCCTGGGTCACGATCTCGTCCTTGGGGATGATGGTGCGCATGGTGAACTGGCGATAGGCCCAGTTGACGATGCGCTCGGATTCCTCGGCCCGGGCCTTGTCGCTGGGCAGGCCGGCGATCACGAAGACGATGCGGCGGTCGCCCTGCACCGCCGAGCCGACCAGGCCATAGCCCGCCTCCTGCGTGTGGCCGGTCTTGAGCCCGTCGGCCGTCCAGTCGCCCCCGCCAAGCCGCAACAGCGGGTTGCGGTTGTTGGCATTCGAGGGCACCCGGCCCTTGTAATTGTATTCGGTCAGGCCGAAGTTCTTGTAAAGCTCGGGAAATTCGGTGATTAGCCGCGTCGCCAGGATCCCCAGGTCGTGCATCGACATGCGGTGGTCCGGCGCCGGCCAGCCCGAGGAATTGGCGAAATGCGACTGCGTCATGCCCAGTTGCTGCGCGCGCTCGTTCATCAGCCGGGCAAAGGCCTCCTCGGTGCCGGCCAGGCCCTCGGCCACCACCACGCAGGCGTCGTTGCCCGAGTTGATGATGATGCCGTGGATCAGCTCCTCAACCGTGGGGCGGTCGGCGGGCTCGACGAACATCTTCGAGCCGCCCATGTGCCAGGCCTTGGTCGAGACCGGGAAAGTGGTGTCCATCGCCACCCGGCCTTCGTGCAAGGCCTCGAACAGCATGTTCAGCGTCATCAGCTTGGACATCGAGGCCGGCGGCAGCGGCTCCTCGGCATTCTTCTCCATCAGCACGGTGCCGGTCGCCACGTCATAGACCCAGGCGGCGCGGGCATTGGTGTCGAAGGCCCGGGCCGGCAGCGCCAGGACCATGAGGAGAGCGAAGATGCGGAACGTCAGAGCGCGCATGGATTGTCCTTGACCGGTCGCGTTTGCGCCATGGTTACCGCAGCGGGCCGCGGCCCGCAACGTCGCTCGGGTGCATCTGCCGGGCAAGTGAACGACCGGCGGTTGCGGCGCCCGCGCCTCAGTAGCTGCGGATCAGCCCGACCAGCCGGCCCTGGACATGCACCTTGTCCTCGGGCAGCACCCGCGTCTCATAGGCCGGGTTCGCGGCTTCCAGCGCGATCATGCCGCCCTTGCGGCGATAGCGTTTCAGCGTCGCCTCGAAACCCTCGACCAGCGCCACGACGATGTCGCCGTTCTCGGCCGTGTCCTGTTCGCGGATCACCACCACGTCGCCGTCGTTGATGCCGGCCTCGATCATCGAATCGCCTTTGACCTCAAGCGCATAGTGCCGCTCCTTGCCCGAGAGCATCGAGCCGGGCACCGCGATGTGATGCGAAACCTCCGAGATCGCCTCGATCGGGACGCCGGCGGCGATGCGGCCCATCACCGGCAGGTCGACCGCCGAGACCGAGACCTCGAAGGCGCCGCGCGGCAGCGGCTGGGCGGGGCGGGCATCGCCCTCGATCACCCGCGGCTGGAAGCCCGGGCCCTTGCTGAGGCTGTCGGGCAGGCGGACGATCTCCAGCGCCCGGGCGCGATGCGGCAGGCGGCGGATGAAGCCGCGTTCTTCAAGGGCGGTCACGAGGCGGTGAATTCCTGATTTCGAGCGCAGGTCCAGCGCCAGTTTCATTTCGTCGAACGAGGGCGGCACCCCGTCGCGGGCCATGCGCGCCTGAATGAATTCAAGCAGCTGGATTTGCTTCTTGGTCAGCATGGTTTTTCCCTGCTCTGCTGCGAGTGCCATCATGTTCCTTGAATGTTCTAGCGCCTGGGGTGCCTTCCGTCAACGATTAAGCCGATTCGGGTAAAGAAGCCGTTAAAGCGGCAGGAATTCCATGATCTCGCCGGCCTTGCGGCCCGGGTCATGCGCCGGGCGGACCAGCAGCGCGTCGGCTTCGGCCAGCAGCCACAGCCGGGCGCTGTCCTGCTCGGCAAAGGGGGCGATCAGCGGCAGGCCGTCGCCCGGCGCCAGCCGCGCGCGCAGATAATGCTGGCGGTTGCCCTCGGGCGGCAGGTCGGCGGCAAGCCGGGCCTGCGCCAGCTCTGGCCCGGGCGGCAGGCCCTGCATGGCGCGCAGCAGCGGCTGCATGAACAGTTTCGCGCAAACCAGGGCCGAGACTGGATTTCCCGGCAGGCCCAGCATGGCGGCATCGCCCATGCGCCCGGCCATCAGCGGCTTGCCCGGCCGCATCGCCAGCTTGTAGAAACTGCGCTGCATCCCCAGGTCGGCCGAGACCTTGGCCACCAGGTCGTGATCGCCCACCGAGGCGCCGCCGATGGTCACGATCAGGTCGCAGCCCTCGGCCTCGGCGAAGCGGTCGCGCAGGCTGTCCTCGGTATCGCGGGCCAGCGGCAGGACCACGGGTTCGGCCCCGGCCTCGCGCGCCAGCGCGGCGATGGCGATGTCGTTCGAGCTGATGATCTGCCCGGCCGCCGGGGTGGCGCCGGGCCGCACCAGCTCATCCCCGCCGGCCAGCACCGCGACCCGCGGCCGCCGCGCGACCGAGACCCGCGCCACGTTCATCGCCGCGATCAGCGCCAAGTCGGCCGGGCGCAGCGGCCGCGCCGGCCGGAACGCGGAACCTGCGGAAAAATCATTGCCTTGCAGGCGGATGTTCAGGTTCGATCCCGCATCGGCCACGGTGATGCGGTCGCCGTCGCGGGTCACGATCTCCTGCATCACCACCCGGTCATAGCCGGCCGGCACCGGCGCGCCGGTAAAGATGCGGATCGCGCTGCCGGGCGGCGTTTCGCCCGCATAGGGCACGCCGGCCGCCGCCGTGCCGACCACCGCCAGCGGCCCCGGCAGATCGGCCGAGCGCAGCGCATAGCCGTCCATGGCGGCGGCGTCGAAGGGCGGCTGCGTCAGCCGCGCGACCGCGGGCGCGGCCAGCGCGCGGCCCAGCGCGTCCTGCACCGCGATCTCCTCGGCCTGCGGCGGATGGGCAAGGGCCAGCACCAGGGCGCGGGCTTCGTCGACGCTGATCATCGGTTCCCCTTTCAGGGCGCGCGGAAGTCGCCCGATTTGCCGCCGCTTTTCGCCAGCAGGCGGATTCCTTCGATGCGCATGTCCTTCTGCGCGGCTTTCAGCATGTCATAGACGGTCAGGCAGGCGGTGGAAACGGCGGTCAGCGCCTCCATCTCCACGCCGGTCTTGCCGGCGGTGCGCACGGTGGCGGTGACGCGGATGCCGGGCAGGGCCGGGTCGGCCACGAGGTCCACCGCGACCTTGGTGATCGGCAGCGGATGGCAAAGCGGGATCAGGTCCGCGGTGCGCTTGGCGCCCATGATGCCGGCGAGCCGCGCCACGCCCATGACATCGCCCTTGGCCGCGCCCGCGCTTTCGGCCAAGGCCAGCGTCTCGGGCGCCATGATGACCAGGCCCTCGGCCACCGCCTCGCGCGCGGTGTCGGGCTTTTGCGACACGTCGACCATATGCGCCTGACCCTGGGCGTCGAAATGCGTCAGGCTCATGCCGCCAGCCCCAGGATGCCGCGCGTCGCCGCGGTCACGTCGGCCTGGCGCATCAGGCTTTCGCCGATCAGGAACCGCTTCACCCCGGCGTCAGCCATGCGGTCCAGGTCGGCTGCCACGAAAAGGCCGCTTTCGCAGACCAGGTCGCGCTCGGGCGGCAGCATCGGCGCCAGCCGCAGCGTGGTGTCGAGGCTGATCTCGAAGGTCTTCAGGTTGCGGTTGTTCACGCCGATCAGCGGCGATTTCAGGCGCAGGGCGCGTTCCATCTCGGCCTCGTCATGGACCTCGATCAGCGCGTCCATGCCCCAATGGGTCGCGGCGTCCTCGAGCTCGGCGGCGAGCGCGTCCTCGACCGAGGCCATGATGATCAGGATGCAATCGGCGCCCCAGGCGCGGGCCTCGGCGACCTGATAGGGATCGTAAAGGAAATCCTTGCGCAGCGCCGGCAGGTCGCAGGCGGCGCGGGCGGCGGTCAGGAAGGCGGGCGCGCCCTGGAAGCTGGGGCCGTCGGTCAGCACCGAAAGGCAGGCCGCGCCGCCGGCCTCATAGGCGCGGGCCAGCGCCGGCGGGTCGAAATCGGGACGGATCAGGCCCTTGGAGGGGCTGGCCTTCTTGATCTCGGCGATCAGGGCATGGCCATGCGCGGCCTTTGCGGCCAGGGCCCGGGCAAAGCCGCGCGGCGCCTCGGCGGCGCGGGCCTGGGCCTCGACTTCGGCCAGCGGCCGGGCGGCCTTGGCGGCGGCGATTTCTTCCAGCTTGTAGGCTTTGATGCGGTCGAGAATGTTCATGGTTTTCCTTACTCCGCCACGGCCGGCCGGGAAAGGGCCCAGTCGATCGGCGCCTCGCCGCGCGCGTCCAGCCAGGCGTTCACCCGGCTGAAGGGCCGCGACCCGAAGAAGCCGCGCCGCGCCGACAGGGGCGAGGGATGCGCGCTTTCGATCACCAGGTCGCGGCTGCGCGGCAGGCCCGCCACCGCCTTTTGCGCATGCGCGCCCCACAGCAGGAAGGCCAGCGGCCGCTCGTCCTGCGCCCGGGCGATGGCCTGGCGCACCAGCCGCTCCCAGCCCCATGTCGCATGCGCGCCGGCCTGGCCGGGCAGCACCGAAAGCGCGGTGTTCAGCAGCAGCACCCCCTGCCGCGCCCAGCCCGAGAGGTCGCCGTCGGGCGGCGTGGCGCCCAGGTCGGCCTGCATCTCGGCATGGATGTTTCTCAGCGAGCGGGGCAGGGCGGTCTCGGGCGTCACCGAAAACGCCAGCCCGTTGGCATGGCCGGGCGTGGGATAGGGGTCCTGGCCCAGGATCACCACCCGCGCCGCAGCCGGCGGCGTC
This portion of the Paracoccus sp. N5 genome encodes:
- a CDS encoding ABC transporter substrate-binding protein, with translation MKRMLILTSALVASASVAQAQDRQVNLLSWGGAYGNSHVQAYAKPFEAKTGIKVTVADADNPATPLKAQVEAGNVTTDVASVEYADAVRLCDEGLLETIDPAILAPAPDGAAAADDFIEGAVTDCFVGTDVYSMILAYDDSKFTDAKPAGPADFFDTAKFPGKRTMRKGAKFNLEYALLADGVAPDKVYEVLGTPEGVDQAFAKLDTIKNNVIWWEAGAQPPQLLADGEVSMAFAFNGRIFDAAQKEGKPFKIVWDGQIYEMEGWVIPKGAPHLEEAKEFVTFSTSPEPQARAAEFISYGPPRKSAAALVGNVEGTEVPMGPNLPTFADNMAGALASNLDFWVDHDAELQERFNAWLAAN
- a CDS encoding ABC transporter substrate-binding protein, which produces MKKVLILTTALCGLGVAAQAQNKEVNVVSWGGAYEKSQVEAYNIPFAKETGIKVNMMAADNPATPLKAQIEAKNITGDVFDIEVSDAIRLCDEGALVEIDPATLPPAPDGTPATEDFIPGALRDCAVANIFWGTVIAYDKTKFPDGPPTTAADFFDTAKFPGKRGLPKSPKRTLYLALVADGVAPDQVYETLDTPEGVDRAFAKLDTIKKDVVWWEAGAQPVQLLADGEVTMATGYNGRFFDAMVAEGKPFEIIWDGQFMDMDMFAIPKGSPNPEAAMQYLKFATDTQRLADQAKWIAYGPSRKSSAALVGLYQDGKTEMAPHMPTSEEHMKTAVMDDPEWWADHDAEMAERFNAWLAAN
- a CDS encoding ABC transporter permease, with the protein product MSNALDPHAAIVTEAGGLDRGGPLRTADGQPLTRALARSSRRARRRAFLLVLPLLLFVLLTFLLPIGQMLQRSLKNDGFSANMPQLSAWFHEHPRGTEPDDAAWAALAADLTAAAEARSIGLVGTRVNYDMPGTRSLFTSAGRKARGGIEPPYREAILAMDEKWGDPKLWSVMREASSAYTANFYLAALDRTRDDNGNITMAPEQQQIYVKLFQRTFWLSLVITFTTFLLGFPIAHLLATLPMRKSNLLMILVLLPFWTSLLVRTTAWMVLLQQQGVVNDILVWLGLIGNDQRLQMIFNQTGTIIAMTHILLPFMILPLYSVMRTINPSYVRAARSLGATSWTAFRRIYFPQTLPGLGAGALLVFILAVGYYITPALVGGSSGQLISNLIAMHMTQTLNWSMAAALAALLLGGVLILYWVYDRLVGIDNLKLG
- a CDS encoding ABC transporter permease, which encodes MALPTYASPLEKVWHYAYLAICAAIFFFLIAPIVVVIPLSFNAEPYFTFTDKMLSFDPEGYSMRWYRSLLTFGMANPDAPGGLGWWADAWQNAKWVNAAKSSIIIGFFSTILATVLGTLAALGLSRPEMPFRRIIMAVLISPMIVPIIITATGMFFFYSNPCEPLTWIGLNPQCGKLAGTYLGVILAHATLGIPFVIITVTATLIGFDQSLNRAAASLGANPRTTFFRITMPLILPGVISGALFAFVTSFDEVVAVLFIAGPDQQTIPRQMWNGIREQISPAILAVATLLVIFSIALLATVEMLRRRSERLRGITPH
- a CDS encoding AEC family transporter codes for the protein MTILFDVILPVFIVIGFGYLVAWRRMFSEVAVDGLMRFAQNFAVPVLLFVNVARLDLTENFSIAMWVAFYSGAFVSYFIGWGLALYWLKRSPEDAVAIGFCCLFSNSLLLGIPIMERAYGAEALAGNVAIIAIHSPLLYTFGITMMEVTRARGQSLPAGRIAMRALSGVLHTPLIVGILCGAAMNLLMQAGLVMPEGFWAAAEMMARAALPAALFGLGGVLYRYRPEGDGKAIATCCLASLLIHPTITWSLGQLFQLPVGPLRSAVITASMAPGVNAYLFASIYGAAKRVAATTVLVSTVLSILSIWFWISVLP
- a CDS encoding MBL fold metallo-hydrolase — protein: MIRATILGCGSSGGVPRLGGRWGECDPANPRNRRRRCSLLLERVGPAGVTRVLIDTGPDFVPQMLDAGVGELDAVVYTHPHADHIHGIDDLRQLVFNMRRIMPVWADAQTEAALRSRFGYIFETPEGSSYPPVCEIAPIRGRFAVEGAGGAIDFLPFAVNHGDIPALGFRIGAGAGLVYLPDVLAIPEAAWPAIQGCEVFICDALRRTPHPSHAHLALALEWIARSGCARGVITNMHIELDYDAVMAETPAHVVPAHDGLQIELT